One region of Megalopta genalis isolate 19385.01 chromosome 15, iyMegGena1_principal, whole genome shotgun sequence genomic DNA includes:
- the LOC117221095 gene encoding RWD domain-containing protein 1, producing the protein MDYEEEQHNEIEALESIYCGELEILAVEPFYTFAIPIKTEEYEPETANGLSCRLEFTYTSNYPDEPLLVSIEEQENFEHGSDKLLKDHLIEQMNENLGMVMVFTLVSAAQEWLNCQWDKIKLKREESAAQKLKEEEEAERKKFEGTRVTVETFLSWKEKFDLEMGYTKRREMAEREGKKLTGKELFMTDKTLDQSDLKFLDDGDAVKVDESLFQNLDDLEWKDDEDDDDEDDPDYEPTDCSWKRLCL; encoded by the exons aTGGACTacgaagaagaacaacataatGAGATCGAAGCTTTGGAATCGATCTACTGTGGAGAATTAGAAA TTTTAGCTGTGGAACCATTTTACACATTTGCTATACCTATTAAGACAGAAGAGTATGAGCCAGAAACTGCAAATGGTCTTAGCTGTCGTTTAGAATTCACATATACCTCAAATTATCCTGATGAGCCACTCCTTGTCTCCATAGAAGAACAGGAGAATTTTGAACATGGTAGCGATAAACTGTTAAAGGACCATTTGatagagcaaatgaacgaaaacTTGGGAATGGTTATGGTATTCACGTTAGTTAGTGCTGCTCAGGAATGGTTGAATTGTCAATGggataaaattaaattgaagaGAGAGGAATCTGCAGCGCAGAAACTCAAGGAGGAAGAAGAAGCTGAAAGG AAAAAGTTCGAGGGAACTAGGGTCACTGTAGAAACATTTTTAAGCTGGAAAGAAAAGTTTGACCTAGAAATGGGATACACTAAACGAAGAGAAATGGCTGAACGCGAGGGAAAGAAGCTGACCGGCAAAGAATTATTTATGACTGATAAAACACTGGATCAATCTGATCTCAAATTTCTTGACGATG GGGATGCAGTTAAGGTCGATGAGAGTCTCTTTCAAAACCTGGATGATCTGGAATGGAaagacgacgaagacgacgacgacgaagatgaTCCTGATTATGAACCAACAGATTGTTCGTGGAAGAGATTATGCTTATAA